Sequence from the Streptomyces sp. R33 genome:
GTGGTACGGGGACGAGGACGCGGCCGACCGCCTGGCGCACGAGGACCAGGTGTCCGCCGAGTACGAGGCCCTGACCCAGCGGCTGGAGGAGCGGTGGGGCAAGCCCGACCGTTTCACGCTCGACAGCCTGAAGCTGCGGACGGAGTCCGGGGAGGTGGCGCAGCCGTGGCAGGAGATCGGCGACACGAGCGACCACCTGCACCTGTGGCGGGCCGGGGACCGCTGGGTCGCGATCTACGAGGCCCGGTGGGGGGCCGACCACTCACCGCAGCTCATGGCCGCGGTGACGGTGATCGACCCGCCCTAGGCCGTGAATCGAAAGCGCTGCCGTGCGCCTGAGCTGTGTGCGCGATGGCTGAGTGCAACTCGGTGGCATGTGGAGTGGAAGTGAGGAAGGCTCGCGCGCATGGTTTCGGTATTGCAGAACGTGGCGATTGACTGTGCGGATGCCTACGAGCTGGCCCGGTTCTGGAGCGGAGTGACTGGCCGTCCACTGCATCCGGAGGACAAACCGGGTGATCGGGAGACTCAGGTGCTGCTGGCGGAGGGCCCAGTGCTGTACTTCAACCAGGTGCCCGAGTCCAAGGTCGTCAAGAACCGGATCCATCTGTGTTTGCGCCCTGAGACATCGCGTGAGCCGGAGGTGGAACGGCTGCTCGGCCTCGGTGCCACCTTGGTCGCCGATCACCGGAATCCCGACGGCTCTGGCTGGGCAGTCCTTGCCGACCCCGAAGGCAACGAATTCTGCGTTCTCCGCAGCGAGTCCGACCGAGCCACGGCGGGTTGCTGACGCCCGTGCGCCATCCTGGCCAATCCCGTATGACCGCTGGTCACAGCCACTCGCCGATGGCTGCTACGAAGACGGTCGCCTCGTAGCGGACCGCGAGCTTGTCATATCGCGTGGCGACGGCGCGGTGTCTTCCTTCTCAGGTCGCCCCGCTTGCGGCCCCCGGCCGCATGCTGATGGGCGCGGCAGACAGTGGAGTCGACGCTCAAGTCCCGCGTGATCGCACCCTTCGCATCGGCCAGGGACTGGAGCCGGGTGAGGACCCGCTGCCAGGTGCCATTCCGCTGCCACCGGCGGAACAGGTCGCAGCCCCGGACCCACGGCCCGTACTCGACGGGGACATCCCGCCACGGAACACCGGTCCGGACCCGGAACCGTATGCCGTCGATCAGCGGCCGCCGAGACCAGACAGGCGGCCGCCCACCCTCGTCCCCTGCGGCAACAACGGCTCCAGCGTCGCCCACTGCTCTTCCGTGAGGCCTCCCCGCCCCGTGAGCCGTGATCATCCACAGCCCGAGATCCACGGGCGCGTATCGAGTCGTGATCATCGGGTGGTCCTGGTGCGGTCTTTGATCCAGATCATCGAGGCGTGCAGGTGGAGACTGGCGAGGTAGCTGTCGGGAGTCTTGTCGTTCGGGTTTCACCGTCCCGGTTCCGGCCTCCTGGTACATCACGCTCTGGGCGGGTGAGGCACGTGGAGCCGACGTGAGCCGACCGGTGCACTGATGTCCGGGCAGGGACTCATGGGACATGGCCCGGCACCCGGCTCAGGTTCCGGGGAGGATACGGCGCGTTTCGTAGGCCCACATCGCGATCTCGACCCGGTTGCGGGCGCCGAGTTTGGCCATCAGGCTGGCCAGATGCGTCTTCACCGTGCTGAGGCTGATGTGCAGTGCATCGGCGATCTCGGTGTTGGTCAGCCCGCGAGCGACGGCGAGGAGCACCTGCTCCTCGCGGGCGGTGACGGGGGAGACCGGCTGGGCCACGGGCCGGCCGGCGGGCAGGTCCGCGAATGCCTGGAGCAGACGGACGGTGACGCTGGGCGCAATGAGCGCCTCACCGCCGGACGCCGACCGTACGGCCTGGGCCAGAAGGTCTGGTCCGGTGTCCTTGAGGAGGAATCCGCGGGCACCGGCACGCAGCGCGCCGTAGACGTACTCGTCGAGGTCGAACGTGGTGATGACGACCACGGCCAGCGGGTCGGCGACGCCCGGGCCGGCGACCAGCCGGGTGGCCTCGAGCCCGTCGAGTACGGGCATGCGGATGTCGAACAGACAGACGTCGGGGCACAGTTCGCGGGCCAGACGTACCGCCTCCCGCCCGTCGGCGGCCTCGCCGACCACCTCGATGCCGGGCTGGGCGTTCAGCATGATCCGCAACCCGTTGCGGATGATCGTCTGGTCGTCAGCGACGAGGACGCGAATGGACACCGCTCTCGCTCCTCGCTCTCGGCAGTTCGGCGTCGACATGCCAGCCCCGGTCGGTACCCGGGCCGGCTCGTAGTGTGCCGCCGATCAGGGTCGCGCGCTCGCGCAATCCGGTAAGTCCGTATCCGTCGCGACCCCGGCCGGTGCGCCGGCCGTTGTCCCGCACGCTCACCCGCACCGTGTGCCGTTCCGCGGCGACCCGGACGACGACCTCGGTCGCGTCGACCGCATGGCGCAGCGCGTTGGTCACCGACTCCTGCACGATCCGGTAGACGGCCGCGTCCACGGCCGGGGGCAGCGCGTCCAGCTCGCCGTCGAGCCCCAGGTCGACCCTGAGGCGACCACCCGGGGTGCGCACCAGGCGCTCCAGATCCGCGACACCGGCAGGCGGCGCCAGCTCGGCGCCGACCCCGCGGTCGCGCAGCGCGGCGACCATGGCGCGCATTTCCTCCAGCGTGCGCGCCCCTTCCTCCTCGACCCCCTCCAGCGCCTCGACGGCGGCGGACGGGTCGGTGCCCGCGAGCACCCGGCCCGCCTGGGCGATGATCACCATGGCCGACACGTGGTGGGCCACCGTGTCGTGCAGTTCCCGGGCGAGCTGCTCGCGCTCGCGGGAGCGCACCTGCTCCAACTGCCGCTCGCGAGCGGTCACACGGAACCGCACGGCAGCCCCGACCACGCCGGGCAGCAGCAGGAAGACGATGCCCACGAGATTTTCGACGACCGGGGTCTCGTCCGTGACGGAACACAGCGCGCCGGCCGCGAGGATCACCGCGCCGCCCAGCACGATCTCGCGTCCCGATCCCCACCGGGGCAGCGCGTACACCAGCACGAGGACGATCGCGCCGGTGTACAGGCCGACGGGCTCGCGCGGTGCGGCGACGAGCGAGGCCACCTGAAGCAGGATCACCGAGCCGAACGCCAGCGTCACCATCGCCAGCGGGCGGGTCCGGCGCCACAGGGGCACCAGGCACAGCCATACGGCGAACACCACAGCCACCGGCCGCCACACGACGTTCTCGCGCAGGGTGGCCTCCAGCGCCACACCGGCAAGGCCCGCGGCGAGCAGCGCCCAGTCCCGCCGCACCCGGGCGGGCGCGCCGGGCGGCCGGGGTTCGGTCCACAGGGTTCGCAGGTCGTCTCGTAGCACGGTTCTCAGCCTAGGGACCGCGGCGTGCCGCGCATCGGCCGAAAGGACGGGTCGTCACTCCGCCCCGGGGCCGACGGATCCGCGGCCCGCGGGCCGATGCCGCGGAGCGCCGTGGCGACGAGCCTCGGCATCGGCGGCCGTACAAGGACGGCCGACGAGGTGGTTGGAGGACCTGATGCTCTCGAAAGCCCTGTTGCGCCTGGGCGCAAGCGCCGCCCGCCATCCCTGGCGGGTGATCGCGGCCTGGCTGATCGCCGCCACGCTTGTCGTCCTCGCCGCGATCGCCTTCGGCGGGCGGACCGCGGACTCGATGACCGCTCCGGGGCTGGACTCCGGACGGGCCGCGGAACTGATCGAGAGGGCCGGCACCGGCCAGGAGGGGATGACCGCCCAAGTGGTCGTCACCCCCCTCGACGACGGTGCGACGTTCTTCGACGACGACGGCGCGCGCACCGCTCTCACGCGGCTGCAGACCGAGGTGAAGCGGTTGCCGCACGTGCTCGGCACGAGCGACCCGGCGGGGGCACTCGACGCAGGCGGGGACACCGCCGTGCGCGGCGGCCTCGTCTCGGCCGACGGGCGGATCGCGGTCGTCCGGGTGCAGTACCCCGACCAGAGCCGGCTGTCGGCCGAAGACCTCGACGCCCTCGTCGATCTCGGCGACCGGCTGCGCGCCGAACTGCCCCTGCGCATCGAGATGGGCGGGAACCTCTTCTACGCCTTCTCCGACCCCGACGGCGGCGCGAGCGAGCTCATCGGCCTCCTCGCCGCGGCCGCGATCCTGTTCCTGGCGTTCGGTTCGCTCGTCGCAGCCGCGCTGCCGATCGGCATGGCGGTCTTCGGACTGACCGTCGGGGTCGCCACGATGACGGTACTGGCGGGGGTGACGGACGTCCCGACCTTCGCACCGGTCCTGGGCAGCATGGTCGGGCTCGGAGTGGGCATCGACTACGCGCTGTTCGTGCTCGCCAGGCACCGGGAGTACCTCGCGCGCGGGCTCGATCCCCAGGAGGCGGCCGGACGAGCGGTGGCAACGGCGGGGCGGCCCGTGGTCTTCGCCGGCGGC
This genomic interval carries:
- a CDS encoding VOC family protein, with translation MVSVLQNVAIDCADAYELARFWSGVTGRPLHPEDKPGDRETQVLLAEGPVLYFNQVPESKVVKNRIHLCLRPETSREPEVERLLGLGATLVADHRNPDGSGWAVLADPEGNEFCVLRSESDRATAGC
- a CDS encoding transposase, yielding MSHESLPGHQCTGRLTSAPRASPAQSVMYQEAGTGTVKPERQDSRQLPRQSPPARLDDLDQRPHQDHPMITTRYAPVDLGLWMITAHGAGRPHGRAVGDAGAVVAAGDEGGRPPVWSRRPLIDGIRFRVRTGVPWRDVPVEYGPWVRGCDLFRRWQRNGTWQRVLTRLQSLADAKGAITRDLSVDSTVCRAHQHAAGGRKRGDLRRKTPRRRHAI
- a CDS encoding response regulator transcription factor; translation: MSIRVLVADDQTIIRNGLRIMLNAQPGIEVVGEAADGREAVRLARELCPDVCLFDIRMPVLDGLEATRLVAGPGVADPLAVVVITTFDLDEYVYGALRAGARGFLLKDTGPDLLAQAVRSASGGEALIAPSVTVRLLQAFADLPAGRPVAQPVSPVTAREEQVLLAVARGLTNTEIADALHISLSTVKTHLASLMAKLGARNRVEIAMWAYETRRILPGT
- a CDS encoding sensor histidine kinase — encoded protein: MLRDDLRTLWTEPRPPGAPARVRRDWALLAAGLAGVALEATLRENVVWRPVAVVFAVWLCLVPLWRRTRPLAMVTLAFGSVILLQVASLVAAPREPVGLYTGAIVLVLVYALPRWGSGREIVLGGAVILAAGALCSVTDETPVVENLVGIVFLLLPGVVGAAVRFRVTARERQLEQVRSREREQLARELHDTVAHHVSAMVIIAQAGRVLAGTDPSAAVEALEGVEEEGARTLEEMRAMVAALRDRGVGAELAPPAGVADLERLVRTPGGRLRVDLGLDGELDALPPAVDAAVYRIVQESVTNALRHAVDATEVVVRVAAERHTVRVSVRDNGRRTGRGRDGYGLTGLRERATLIGGTLRAGPGTDRGWHVDAELPRARSESGVHSRPRR